From a single Vigna radiata var. radiata cultivar VC1973A unplaced genomic scaffold, Vradiata_ver6 scaffold_206, whole genome shotgun sequence genomic region:
- the LOC106780795 gene encoding albumin-1: MAYARLAPLALFLFATFIIFPMKKIEAADCSGACSPFEMPPCRSRDCRCIPIGLFVGFCINPTGLSSVAKMIDEHSNLCKSDDECMQKGSGNFCARYPNNYIDYGWCFDSDSEALKGFLAMPAAITK; the protein is encoded by the exons ATGGCTTATGCTAGACTTGCTCCTTTGGCTCTCTTCTTGTTTGCCACTTTCA TAATATTTCCGATGAAGAAGATAGAAGCAGCAGACTGTTCAGGTGCTTGTTCACCGTTTGAGATGCCACCGTGCCGGTCACGTGATTGTCGCTGTATCCCTATTGGACTATTTGTTGGTTTCTGCATTAATCCAACTGGACTTTCATCTGTGGCGAAGATGATAGACGAACATTCGAACCTATGCAAATCTGATGATGAATGCATGCAGAAAGGAAGTGGCAACTTCTGTGCTCGTTATCCCAATAACTACATCGATTATGGTTGGTGCTTTGACTCTGATTCTGAAGCTCTTAAAGGTTTCTTGGCCATGCCTGCAGCAATCACCAAGTAA